In Deinococcus yavapaiensis KR-236, a genomic segment contains:
- a CDS encoding ABC transporter ATP-binding protein → MTIQADEAYRKAFDANLTRRILSYLKPYRSLVLSSVGLALFIALAQPLFGLISRHAIDAYLKPGLLGQATTSQLGTLERGLLLAAALYLVLKAVEFGLRYAFTISINVLGQRILYDIRADIFTKLQRLHLGFFDQNPVGRLLTRVTSDVDAINNFVVNGLTSLVQSGLLVIAYVTIMLYVSWELALLSFTVLPVLFLATNFFRGKIRDAYRDTRIHQAVVNSKLNENITGMMTLQLFGRERRNAVEFDRPNRALLGANLDSIHWFSLFQPTVSILSNVATALVLWYAGRQILGEGAMTVGTLFAFTIWVTALFQPIQDLADVFNNLQAAMASAERIFGVLDTDEKIKDKPDAKKLEHFQGRVDLEHVWFAYDQDVTADTPDKDDRWILRGIDLHIQPGESVALVGATGAGKTSITSLVSRFYDVQRGIVRVDGVDVRDLAQHDLRRHIGVVLQDVFLFAGTMESNLTLGNAAIAHERVVQACKYVGVHDFIMSLPDGYQTEVRERGATLSTGQKQLIAFARALIQNPDILLVLDEATASIDTETELQIQDALAKVMHGRTSIIIAHRLSTIEHCDRIVVMRKGKIVEMGRHAELLAKNGYYAKLYNLQYAGSMAAD, encoded by the coding sequence ATGACCATCCAAGCCGACGAAGCGTACCGCAAGGCGTTCGACGCGAACCTCACGCGCCGCATCCTCTCGTACCTGAAGCCTTATCGTTCGCTCGTACTGTCGAGCGTGGGCCTCGCGCTCTTCATCGCGCTCGCCCAGCCGCTGTTCGGCCTGATTTCCCGGCATGCGATCGACGCGTACCTCAAGCCGGGCCTGCTGGGCCAAGCCACGACGAGTCAGCTCGGGACGCTGGAGCGCGGCTTGCTGCTCGCCGCCGCGCTCTACCTCGTGCTCAAGGCCGTGGAGTTCGGCTTGCGCTACGCCTTCACCATCTCGATCAACGTGCTCGGCCAGCGCATCCTGTACGACATTCGCGCCGACATCTTCACGAAGTTGCAACGGCTGCACCTCGGCTTTTTCGATCAAAATCCCGTCGGCCGCCTGCTGACGCGCGTCACCTCCGACGTCGACGCCATCAACAACTTCGTCGTGAACGGCCTCACGTCCCTCGTGCAGTCGGGCTTGCTGGTGATCGCGTACGTCACGATCATGCTGTACGTCTCGTGGGAGCTCGCCTTGCTGAGCTTCACCGTGCTGCCCGTGCTGTTCCTCGCTACGAACTTCTTTCGCGGCAAGATTCGCGACGCTTACCGCGACACCCGTATTCACCAAGCGGTCGTGAACTCGAAGCTCAACGAGAACATCACCGGGATGATGACGCTGCAACTCTTCGGACGCGAGCGTCGCAACGCCGTGGAGTTCGACCGTCCCAACCGAGCGTTGCTGGGCGCGAACCTCGACTCGATTCACTGGTTCTCGCTGTTCCAACCGACCGTGTCGATTTTGTCCAACGTCGCGACCGCGCTCGTGCTGTGGTACGCCGGGCGGCAAATCCTCGGCGAGGGCGCCATGACCGTCGGGACTTTGTTCGCCTTCACGATTTGGGTGACGGCCCTCTTTCAACCCATTCAGGACCTCGCCGACGTCTTCAACAACCTTCAAGCGGCCATGGCGTCCGCCGAGCGCATCTTCGGGGTACTCGACACCGACGAGAAGATCAAGGACAAGCCCGACGCGAAGAAGCTCGAACACTTCCAGGGCCGCGTGGACCTCGAGCACGTGTGGTTCGCGTACGACCAGGACGTGACGGCGGACACGCCCGACAAGGACGACCGCTGGATTCTACGCGGCATCGATTTGCACATTCAGCCCGGTGAAAGCGTCGCCCTCGTCGGAGCGACGGGCGCGGGCAAGACGAGCATCACGAGTCTCGTGTCACGCTTCTACGACGTGCAGCGTGGAATCGTGAGGGTCGACGGCGTCGACGTGCGCGACCTCGCGCAGCACGACTTGCGCCGCCATATCGGCGTGGTGCTGCAAGACGTCTTCTTGTTCGCCGGGACCATGGAAAGCAACTTGACGCTCGGCAACGCCGCCATTGCGCACGAGCGCGTCGTGCAGGCGTGCAAGTACGTCGGCGTGCACGACTTCATCATGAGCTTGCCCGACGGCTACCAAACGGAGGTGCGCGAGCGCGGCGCGACGCTTTCCACCGGCCAAAAGCAACTCATCGCCTTCGCGCGGGCCCTCATTCAAAATCCCGACATCCTGCTCGTCCTCGACGAAGCCACCGCCTCCATCGACACGGAGACGGAACTGCAAATTCAAGACGCCCTCGCCAAGGTCATGCACGGCCGCACGAGCATCATCATCGCGCACCGCCTGTCCACCATCGAGCACTGCGACCGCATCGTCGTGATGCGCAAGGGCAAGATCGTCGAGATGGGTCGGCATGCCGAACTCCTGGCGAAGAACGGCTACTACGCCAAGCTGTACAACCTGCAGTACGCGGGCAGCATGGCCGCCGACTGA